In the Arachis hypogaea cultivar Tifrunner chromosome 20, arahy.Tifrunner.gnm2.J5K5, whole genome shotgun sequence genome, CGGACGAACTCGGATCGGTCTTATGGTCGTACCGCATGACCCCCCAGACAGCTACCGGGGAAACCCCCTTTCGATTAACCTACGGCACGGAAGCTATTATCCCAGTTGAAATCGGCGACCCAAGCCCGTGAAGAACAATCGGAGGCAACGACGAAgaagcagaacgagacctcaCTGACGAAATAAGAAGCGTAGCCCATCTCAGAGAGCTAGCCCTAAAACAAAGAATCAGCCTAAGACACAACCACGGAGTCATTCGGCGAGAGTTCACAACAgacgacctcgtcctacgacgaaACGACATCGGTCCCCCAACCCCGGGAGAAGGGAAACTCGCCCCCAACTGGGAGGGACCATACAGAATCAAAGCTGCAATCGGGAAAGGAACGTACAAGCTCGAACGGCTTAACGGTCACGAAGTCCCGAGAACGTGGAACGCCGCCAACTTACGgcgatactactcctaaaaccaaCCCAGGTCTCCattcctcccccccccccccgttTTCTTTTACGCTTTCGCTTTACTTATTCAGTGGTTGCAAATTTACATTTCAAAACTACGCCTATGTATCAAATtcgggtactctttcccgccaacaacggagggttttaacgaggcccacccATCAATAAAATCACATTACAAAGCTAtccctaaattctttatttttcacaCAATGTCCTAAATACGGAACAAAAACACGGCCACAACTGGAGGACCGATCACCCTTCGGGCCCAACCCACGGATATCCATATAAACCCGACCACACGACGGTCCACCCATCCCAAATATGGGAATAAGATTAATTAAACGGAATAGCTTTAAAACGGAACATACGAAAAGAGCTCGAACGGCTGGAAAAGTCATTAAAACAAAATCCAAAAGCTACGGAGTCACGGTTACACGGCCCACGGCCAAACCAAAAGTATCCAAAAAACAAAGTAAGTCTAAAAGAGCGGAAGAACAAAAATTACAAAGATAAAGCTACTCGAGGTCGACTATCCGGCCATCACGAACGGTCTTGAATGCTCCCATCACGGACACATCCACTCCCGGAGCAAGCACCAGGGCCTGCGCCTTCATCGTCTCGGTAGCAGCAATTGCATCCTTAGCATCGGCCAGCAGTTCCGTTTTCTCCCTCTTCAATGCAGCAACCTCGGCATTCAGAGCCTCCGTCTCACCAAGAAGTACGGCAACCCGGGAACCCGCATCGGAAGCCTTGCGCCGCTCCTCACCTAGCTGAGAAAGGAGTGAAGTCTCAACCTCGGAAAGCCGGAGAATCTCCGCCCCGGCTTCCTCAGAAGACTTCACCGCCTTCTCCCTCGCAATCTCGGCagcctcgagctcctccttcaacttaGCCACCTCAGCCTGAGATTGGCGAAGTTTCTTGTCCAATAAACCGACCTGAGCCATCACGGGCTCAGCCTTCCGAACAACAACAGCAGAGCGAAGGAGAGCACGATACACTGACTTGGCCTGGAACGAGACATCACAGCCATCAAAATAAGGCTCCGTACCAGGCATCAAATGCTGATCAATGAAACCCGGGGCATCAAAATGACGATCCATCACACTAGGCACCAAACCCTCCTCAAAAGTCTCGCTGCTCGGGTCCTCAGGCCTCCTTctcttccgagaagcctcagCAGCCGACACCACCACAACCTCAGGAGAGTTCGCAGGGCCAGGGGAAACTTGAACCTCGGCCCGTGCAGCCGAGGAAATCACCTCCTGAGAAACCGGTTGAGATTCCACGGCAGGATTGGAGACAGGGGGTAGAAGGAGACGAGGATCCCTCCTCCCGGCCCATCGCCGCCTTCAACCTAGCCAGAGAAGTCAGcccaccagccatctcaactgaaagaaataaaaaataacaaagtaagttacaaaaagagaaaaatagaacATATAAAATCGGGAAAAGAAGACAAGGCACACACCAATATACGCCCGACAAGCCTCGGGATCCCCCATAACGTCCCGAGGATTCAACGGACGCTCACCAAACAAATGCTGCAAAACGTTGGCAACGTCCTTATCCTCCTGGGACAAACCATTGTAGGTGAATTTAGTTAGAACCGACGGGCCAGCTTGGAAATTTCAGTATGTCGGAAACCGACGTACGCCCTCCGGCGACAGCCAGAAGGGATGATGCCCCTGGACAGGACGCACCTTGAAATACTCCCATTTAAAACCATGAAAAGAATCCTCAAATAAGCCAAAAATACGGCGATGAGGCTGAGCACGGAAAGACATATACCCCTTCTTATGCTTCCCCTCCTTAGTCGGGAGAGtgcataagaaaagaaaaagaaaaacaggaaCGGAAGCCGGAAGGTCGAGATACCGGCACACCAACTCAAACGACCGCACAGCAGCCCAGCTGTTCGGGTGAAGTTGAGACGGCGCCACGGAACACCGACTTAACAGATCCTGAACAAACGGCGAGAAGGGGAGTCGCACGCCAAGCCGAGTGAACATCGACTCATAAACCCACATCCAATCCGGAACGGTGGGGGAACGCAGATTCAAGTAACAAACGCGCTCGTCGGCATCCGGGAGGATGAGCTCATACCGCCCCtcctcatcaccaccaccacagatGGCCCCCTGATCACGGAGCCGTTGAAGGTCGCcctccgtcatccgcgacggAACGCCCCATACATCACTAGTCACCCAACCATAACGATTGGGAACGCCCCTGGAAGGGGCTACTGGAGCTCCCACACCCTCATTTCTCCGCCGTTGCATAGCTAAAACAGGGAGGAGCACCACCATCAGCCTGCTAACCCTAGACAGAAGCAAGACAGAAACCTACACACCACTACCAAACCAACACGGCGGTACACCGCAATCACCGAATGAACACGGCGGTGCTCAACCCCTCCAAAAACTCAAAAAACTACCCCCCCAAAGAAACCAGTTCAACGCAAAACTAAAAACAGGCAGAACAATGCATGGCAAAAGACAGAGCAGCATTCACAAAATAACAGGAAAGAATAAGCGAAACGTGCTAACCTAGAAATGCAGAAAGAACACTTGAGAAAGCTCGAAAAGCAGAAGCAGCAAGCAAAAACCAAAAAATGAAAGACCACAGAGAAAGGAGGAGACTTTCTGTTCAGATAGAAATTCTTCAGAAGAGaatggaaaaaggaaaaagaaagggaaaCGAGCGAGGGAActgaaataaaaatccaaaacggTTTCAAAGAGAGGGGTGAAAAGACACAATTGCCCCTAGGCGCAGTTAAAGCTAGTAGGGGCAGAAGAGGGAAAGCGTCCCTTCACATTTAATGACCCTCCCTCGAAAAAAGAAGCTAATAAAGCCTCGAAGAACGCAACAGACACGGCAGAATCGGAGGAGTCACGTCAAACCAAAAAACGGTCAGACGAGCCTTCAGCGAAGCCGGAGCCGAGGCAGCGATCTCCCTCCAAAAAACAAACGAACTCCCGAGACAAACTGAAGCCCACGGTTAAGCATCGCGCCTTTCAGCGACAGACCGACCTTGTTCGCTCCcccgctgcgggggcaactgttacggatccggcccaccaTCCCGGATCCAAGACCGAACCCAACACCGGTTCCCCGGGTCCGACCCGTTCCCCACTTCTAGAAGGCCCGAAAACGGCACTCTCGGTTTCCTAaccgactttcgaattcaaacgtctcccttatcttagccaaataagataagataagatattctccatcacctataaatagaggacccaggtcccttcAGGTATTCGTTCATTCCACACACCTtacacctctcagatccattctgacttgagcgtcggagtgtctttgcaggtacgtCCCCCCATCGCCCCAGTCAAGTGATCCGGCATCCGCCTCGACCCGCAGgttctcgatccatctctcaacccgtaccagagacatcttgtacacttattaaataaagaatactcatatttttgtatttatgttttatatttaattatttaagaataaaagattctgttaccatttaaagtattgtatattaaagtattgtcatttaaagtatttatttatgtactaagatattctgtatttattagagtccatcaatgctcttttttcatattagcctttgattttcatctaatcaAATCTAACGGTCGATATAAATGTGGCGTATTCAATAAGCACATAATGGTTGTCCTCGTTTTAGACATACCCCAATTTAAGTattccaaaaaagaaaaagtaaaaaaatatccgGTAATTAACAACGCCGTGTAATAGCATTGAATTACAACCCTTTGTGATAATCCCTTCACATTATCCTTCATTAATTCATTTCCTTTCCGGGCCTATAAATAGCACTAAACCACAACGCTTATATGCCTCACACCAGAAAATTAAAGCCGAaaacaaattagaaaaaaaaatgtcaGGAATCATCGAAAAGATTGAAGAGGTCCTCCATATTGGAGGGAACAAGGATGGTGATCACAAAGATGATGACCACAAAGGAGATCATAAGGAAGAACACAAGGATCAtcatgatgatgagaagaaaaagaaggaaaagaaggatGATGATGGAGATAGCATTGTGGACAAGATCAAGGACAAGATCCATGGAGATCATGATGACAAGGACGAGCACAAgggtgaagagaagaagaagaagaaaaagaagaaggacaagaaaaagcATGAGGATGGCCATGATGACCATGACCATGAAAGCGACAGCGGTAGCGGCAGCGGCAGCGACAGCGATTAGATCTTCATTCTACAGCTTAATGCTAATCATCTTTAAGGTAGTGTAACTATGTTTTAATTTGTTGATAATTAAACCTTGAATCTGAGATTATGTGTGATTATTATCAGATTATCACCATAGCCATTATTATTGAcctttaaatgtttttttttgggagaggggggggggggtttCACTTGATCAATGGTTGCTGGCTTGCTGCATAAGGCGGAATTTGATAAGTGAacgaaatttaataaataaattaatcaatCAATCAACTCAAATTGAATGTGTTATTTGCCATTTAACTTTCTGAGTTTTGAGCAACAAAAACAATAGGACAAAACTCTTTGACTCTGTCTTTTTCTGATTCTAACTTTTAGAGAATATATATGagattaattttaaaacttatttatttttttaatatggcaataatatattattaattgtcTTTAAAAAATTCTTTTACAATAATgagtatgaaaattaaattatatatattgttgaaCTAACACATTTTTTAGGATAATACAATTTGCCATCTTAATGAGATTAAGTATATGTAATAtgagccaatgagttatagctcaaatggcataatctccccatactcaattaagaggttgcggattcgaatctcatatctttggtaaaaagtaaaaaataaaaaaaatatatgtaatatgAGATAACATAAGCTAAATATAATTAGAATAGTTTAAAGGTGGAAATTTAAGGGAAAACAGTGTGAAAAATTTTGTATGATGTAGAAAAACCGAAAAAGAGTCAAGGACACAATTGGATCCGCATTTGACGTTGACACCAATCCTTAGTGCAGATGATTTTGtgagataatactcaatttggtccctaaacTTATACGCGAGTCTCAATTTAATTCCTGAGATTTCAATTGTCTCTATTTAGTCCTCGAAGTTTATAAACGTGCCTCATATTAGTCCCTAAGaccatttttagtataaaaacgttAATAGAGCGCTGTTGTAGGCTATCACATGTCACGTTAAAACTTGTAAAATAATACAGTTTTGGTTTTCACATTTAAATTGCTCAAAAACGACATCGTATTACTTATTTTGttaggtaaaattttaataaacaccatTTAGAATGTTGTTTTTAGGTTATTTGAGTGCCATCAAAACTAAAACGACATCATTTTACAAAGTTTAGTGTGGCATCCGACTGTCACGACAGTGTTCAGTTAACGTTTGTACGTTGAAAATTGTTTCAAGGACTATCATGAGTTATGTTCACAAAATTTGGGGACTAAATAGAAGCAATTGAAACTTTATGGACTAAATTGAGACTCGCGTGTAAGTTCAgagaccaaattgagtattatctctaaatttttttcaaacagtCAAAATCCAATTTAACTCCAATCTAAATAACCCTTTCATGTAGTAATCATacagtgaattaaaaattatagatTGAATCTAagtattattgttgttataaATATAATGATTATAGAGAGAATATGGACTAAACTTGGTTTCTTATTTTTGTCATGCATGTAGTAGGTGTATGGGACCATGGCAGCGAGGAGCctaaaataattattaagaaagggatgattatgtttctttctgtttttttttttttttttcttctgaaatTGGTTTAGTAGTTCTgtgttttaaatttatatatcgtAAATGTATAACCTCACTAGCTACTTTGTTTCGGTTGGCTGTACATAAGCTTTAAGAAATAAatgaagatttttaatttttagtgagATCTTGCGTTCATAAAAAGATTACATACCCATGAGATATTCTGGCAGTTGTATTATTGCGTATCGTCTCGAATTGAACGATTTACATGCTTGcactaataagaaaaaaaaaatggcatCTTACCCTTTGGCATAGTTGGAAAGAGGGAAGGAACCtagaaccttttttttttcaattttaaacagggtataattacattttttttttaaatattcgaACTTGAGGTCACAAACTCAATGGCATTAGTCTCGTGAATGTGTTAatattattgaaattaatttaaacaaCTTGAGTTAGTCAATTGGCAATACTTatttcaaatgttcgtgatataaaaatttaaatattatttaaaagttatttatttatatttttaaaatatttaatttaatttgatatattttaattttgtttatttagttattagatTGAGTTTTATGTTTATGAGCTTAGAAATTTTTTTGTAACCTAATAAGAGATTATAAATAccttataaactattatatatagtCTTAGTATTGAGTGATTAGAAGTGTCAAGAcactttttggtttcgtgataaAATCATAGTGTGGACAAGTGAGGCGAAAAATTAGTAGAAGGTTGATAAATCTCTTCGATTCAATTCTCAAATTATGGTGTGAACAAGTTAGGTTGATAAATTTTTTCTCGTTGCATCAAGAAATTggatagaaagtagagtgattgtttttatattcaattttaatccttttttttctatttcaattacaattttttttttatttaattttaattatggtcttatttattctttttttttcttatcatttagtATCAAAGCATTCTAAAtaatataaactaataacttttaaataatatttgaacTTTTGCATAttacgaacatttgaagcacgtatcagtTAGTTAGTTAACTCATACGTTTAAGCAAATATCAAGATTCAAATTCTCCTTATGTGCGCAATAATCTATTGGCTAACATCTAGCAATAAACTATGACAAATTAGTATTTGAcctgtaaaattaaaaaatattttaaaaaataaaaaaatatattgaaattatatataacattattctatatttgttttctttgaaatttttaaaaaatttaaaaggtaACCTAacgattaatttattttaattttgtcgaCATTTCGCAAAATTGTTTGTACCATTACCAAAACACTATAAAATCTTGATAACCtcaaattaattactaatttagAGTTATTTGTTTCATTTTAGTTATGTTATTGTTGTCTACTCTCATAAATTAATAGGTTATATAAGCCTAGAGCTAGATGAGCATCCATTTGTTCTTGAAAATTTATAGCAAATTTGGTTCGAGATTAAAGTGAgataaaagaaattttaaataaacttacatgtaaaattttatatagaatttattcattaaagtttTAGTCCTATTTTATATTTAAGGGGTGATCGCTAAaactcttattttatattttaactatgTCAGATGTAAGctaaaatttatcattaaaattaaatatcaatatatattaaaatataaaatatgtattaaaaataaattaaattatatatgtatttatacataaatatatagtagataattttaatatacacattgTATTTTATTTAAGGGACGATTatgctcatcatcatcatctttttcttcttcttcttcttaattcaaGTATTCGAGTTTCTTTGTTAGAATTTGTATAATTTTGTTAGGCTtaagtaaattatatatatatatatatatatatatatatatatatatatatatatatatatatatatatatatcttatgcTAAAATATGTTTTTTGTTCAACAAGAATCGTAATCTAAATCTCTAAGTCATAAAATCTCAtagtatatatattattgaaCTATTTAATTTGTTCTATAAAGTATAAACTTAGCTAATAAAAGAAGAAATATAAATGGTTATTTGTGGCCACTCCCATACACACGACATAAACGTCTTTTTTTACGGACGATGAGGTGGATAGACTAATTAATTGGCATGTGTCTAttgttcattaattaattaattaatacagcaGCTAAGTTATTTTAGGAAAATcggttaataaaaaatatacggtTTTAAGTGAACCAaagatttttttctatttaaccaAAAAATGAACCGCAATTTAATAAACCGGTTAATTTTTGTagacttctttatttttttatttacttttaaattttggactttataatatccaaacaataaatttaaattgaaaatggaCTGGACCAATACATTACACTCTTATAATTTGAGTTCTTATATGTtactttagtatttttaatttatttttaaatgtaattagaagttttaaaatagtaaattaactaattaaatatcACAGATTAATAGATAAAATGAAagtaacaaataaattaattcaaccaaaagaaaaaaatatgctaAATTTATTATGTTCTAGTCTATTATCCATTCAacttctaataaaataaataaatttattgttatttggggaaaaaaatttaaaatacaatgtaatttatttaaaaaaaaatagaaagataaaaATCTTAATCAAAATCAagtctaaatttaaaatatataattgtgGACGAAGTTAGTTTGATAgtgtttatatttataaaatattggactgtttttgtaattaattattgttttatatatatatatatgcatacctttataatattctttttttataaaaacatgtaattttttttaatttggtatgCATGAGATGAGATGTAAATTTGGATGACCttaaataagaaataaaataagaattaagctgaatttttaatctttaatatGTTAACAATATTTATGTTTTAGTCTATTCTATCTTATATTTAgatacaattatatatttatttatttttttaggaaaTAGTGGTGTAGGAGGTGGTGGTGGCGAGATCACAGTAATAATGGGTGAGAAGAAAGGGGATGAGAATGGGTTATTACAGTGAAAATTGGATGGCCTTGTATTTTTTATGGTGTTGATATTATTATATGAATTAAAAATTAgggataaattttttataaagaattataattttttactatatgtTGACGGTCATGATATTAATTgttgggataaaattaaaattatcttaaattttaaggataaaattaaattaaataaaatattaagagtaatttaaaaaaattttaaaaacgttaagaataataaatatattttatcttaaattataacattattaaattataatattttaaatttaaaaatttagaggagatatattttagtttaataatttaaaacaaacaaaaaaaattgaacaaaagaatttattcttttttaatgtaggaataatttttttaaagtaatattCCTTGTCAAAGCATCAATCTTAaaaaagcagtagaagaaaaTACACATAATTAAAGCAATCAAGTAGAAGAAAAATTGAAACAGACACAAGTAAGAATAGGTCTGAGAAGAGGTGAACGACAACAGTAATGGTCATTGGAtaagaaaaagaggagaagatTGCGTGTGGCGTAATCACGATAGACGGCTCTCTCGTGCACCGTTAATCGTGGAGGATGCGTTGCTTCTGCTGGCAGACGACTAGTGTGTCGTCGCTCTTATTTTGTATATAGGGGTGTGTTGTAGTGATTCCTCCCTAATCCGTCAATCATTGCTAATTGTTTTACACATGAAGGGAGCTTGCTTATTTTGGATTAGGAGTGTGGAATGAAgtcaataacttaaaaaaaatggtTCTAGGCTGTCCATAAAGGTCTGGAAACTAATATTAGAGAAAAGACAAATTTGACTCTTAATTAAGTTCTATAAACTATTGTGCATAAattagatgttcaattcaatcTGATGCTTCAAAAAACTAATTCTATAATTGATTTGCTTAATAGTATTTGATTCTTAATATATTTTCTAGACAAAAAATACACTTGTGTGATTATCTTTTTAatcaactaaaaaattaaataaatatataattgtatctaaatataaaataaaatagactaAAACATAAATATTGTTAACatattaaagattaaaaattCAGCTTaattcttatttcattttttattcaagATCATCCAAATTTACATCTCATCATGcataccaaattaaaaaa is a window encoding:
- the LOC112784976 gene encoding uncharacterized protein, producing MSGIIEKIEEVLHIGGNKDGDHKDDDHKGDHKEEHKDHHDDEKKKKEKKDDDGDSIVDKIKDKIHGDHDDKDEHKGEEKKKKKKKKDKKKHEDGHDDHDHESDSGSGSGSDSD